The following are encoded together in the Picrophilus oshimae DSM 9789 genome:
- a CDS encoding cytochrome P450, which yields MYIPSYKEEPFEWYKSMRTQRIVREGNSVHVFKYNDVVTVLSNHNVFSSQFRDLLGDDIKNELDSRAAPSILILDPPRHTELRGLVSSAFTPRKIESYDNYIRELAAKMIENIIEKGRCDLVSEISYPLPIMVISNMLGVPEKDLKKFKEWSDALATSLGRGPDLRTQREMSEYFLNMIDRNSNEDNLISRLSNVSIDDKKLTDQEITGFSILLLVAGNETTTNLITNALIELSNHPDIYKELVDNNKIAGDIVEETLRFRSPVQSTRRYAKYDYQINGFNIYKNDFIFLYLGSANRDEEIFKDPDNFNPFRENKRHIAFGNGIHFCLGAPLARLESRIVLEEFAKRIESFSIERLNPDDRIDSDIMYGYKRAIINVKKINQ from the coding sequence ATGTACATTCCATCTTATAAGGAGGAGCCATTCGAATGGTATAAATCAATGAGGACGCAGCGGATAGTAAGGGAGGGCAACTCGGTTCATGTTTTTAAATACAATGACGTTGTAACAGTATTATCAAATCATAATGTATTCTCATCACAGTTCCGTGACCTGCTCGGCGATGATATTAAAAACGAGCTTGACAGCAGGGCCGCACCAAGCATCCTGATACTTGATCCACCAAGGCACACAGAGCTTAGAGGCCTTGTAAGCTCGGCCTTTACCCCAAGAAAGATAGAATCATATGATAATTACATAAGAGAACTTGCAGCGAAAATGATAGAAAATATTATAGAAAAGGGTAGATGCGATCTCGTATCAGAGATATCATATCCATTGCCTATCATGGTTATATCAAACATGCTTGGCGTTCCGGAAAAGGATCTAAAAAAATTCAAGGAATGGTCGGATGCACTTGCAACATCGCTTGGACGTGGCCCTGATTTAAGAACCCAGAGAGAGATGTCAGAATACTTTTTGAATATGATAGATAGAAATTCAAATGAAGATAATTTAATATCAAGGCTTTCAAATGTTTCAATAGATGATAAAAAACTCACGGATCAGGAGATAACTGGATTTTCAATACTATTGCTGGTTGCCGGAAACGAGACAACAACAAATTTAATAACAAACGCTTTAATTGAACTATCAAATCATCCGGATATCTATAAAGAACTTGTTGATAATAATAAAATCGCAGGTGATATTGTTGAGGAAACACTAAGATTCAGATCTCCTGTGCAGTCAACAAGAAGATATGCAAAGTATGATTATCAGATAAACGGTTTTAATATATACAAAAATGACTTTATCTTTCTTTACCTTGGTTCTGCCAACAGGGACGAGGAAATTTTTAAAGATCCGGATAATTTTAATCCGTTCCGTGAAAACAAAAGGCACATAGCTTTTGGTAATGGAATACACTTCTGCCTTGGTGCCCCTCTGGCAAGACTTGAATCAAGAATAGTTCTTGAGGAGTTTGCAAAACGCATAGAATCATTTAGCATAGAAAGATTAAATCCCGATGATAGAATAGACAGCGATATCATGTACGGCTATAAAAGAGCAATAATAAACGTAAAAAAAATTAATCAATAA
- a CDS encoding MFS transporter, with translation MNEGSILKKLDASPIKRYHYFITALSDAGYFLDGYDLLVIGPALLFIIPILHISVYISALIGVSTIIGQLVGGAFFGVLADLNGRKSIYQWDMLIFAVFAILSGLSQNALELIIFRTLLGLAIGADYALTLSIIGEYSPVKGRGKLLGTGLMSWWIGGAFAVFLGYLLYPYGSFSWRYLLAAGAIPAIIVLILRRRVEETPRFAVEKHNDGEIKDIEERIGLDNVSYANDALDNIPVNYPKRAFFTFTSWFFNDLIFYGIGIYTSTLLLELHYSTHRASLSLTLYLYLIGVIATVFFVFTADILGRKKWQEYTFLAQGLSLLILALYAIIIGRAPPLLLLFPMFAIFYFANAGGTGETTGIFVSELFPTRIRTTSMGAGTAISRVGAIISAIVFPITVNIYGPIPMEILLFIVGLLGFLITYFLGIETKNKSLESLDR, from the coding sequence GTGAATGAGGGTTCAATACTAAAAAAACTTGATGCATCTCCAATAAAGAGATACCATTATTTTATAACAGCGCTTTCAGATGCGGGTTACTTTCTTGACGGCTACGATCTTCTGGTAATAGGACCGGCACTTCTTTTTATTATACCAATTTTACATATATCAGTATATATATCTGCATTGATAGGCGTTTCTACAATTATAGGCCAGCTTGTAGGCGGTGCATTCTTTGGAGTCCTGGCAGATCTAAATGGAAGAAAATCAATATACCAGTGGGACATGCTCATATTTGCAGTGTTTGCGATTTTAAGCGGTCTGTCGCAAAATGCACTGGAGCTCATCATTTTTAGGACACTTCTTGGACTTGCAATAGGTGCAGATTATGCATTAACGCTTTCAATTATAGGTGAGTACAGCCCTGTTAAAGGCCGTGGAAAGCTTCTTGGCACAGGTTTGATGTCCTGGTGGATAGGCGGTGCCTTTGCAGTCTTTCTTGGCTATTTGCTATACCCATACGGATCATTTTCATGGCGTTATCTGCTTGCCGCAGGTGCAATACCAGCAATCATCGTTTTAATATTAAGAAGGCGTGTTGAGGAGACACCAAGATTCGCTGTTGAGAAGCACAATGATGGTGAAATAAAGGACATAGAGGAAAGGATAGGCCTTGATAATGTCAGTTATGCCAATGATGCTTTAGATAATATACCTGTAAATTATCCAAAAAGGGCGTTCTTTACATTTACATCATGGTTTTTTAACGACCTTATATTCTATGGTATAGGAATATACACATCAACATTATTACTTGAACTGCATTACAGCACACACAGGGCATCGCTTTCACTCACACTTTATTTATATTTAATAGGTGTTATTGCAACAGTATTCTTTGTTTTTACAGCTGATATACTGGGCAGAAAGAAATGGCAGGAATACACATTCCTTGCCCAGGGGCTTTCACTATTAATACTTGCATTGTATGCAATAATCATAGGAAGGGCACCACCACTTCTTTTACTGTTCCCTATGTTTGCAATATTTTACTTTGCAAATGCCGGTGGTACCGGTGAGACCACTGGCATCTTTGTCAGCGAGCTGTTCCCGACAAGGATCAGGACAACGTCCATGGGTGCAGGAACGGCAATAAGCAGGGTTGGGGCCATTATATCCGCCATTGTTTTCCCAATAACAGTGAATATCTATGGGCCAATACCCATGGAGATACTATTATTTATCGTAGGGCTGCTTGGATTCTTAATAACATACTTCCTTGGAATAGAAACAAAGAATAAATCACTGGAAAGTCTTGATAGATGA
- the malA gene encoding alpha-glucosidase MalA, which translates to MNIKILKSENIEKYIINDYKPLIKYDENIKYNDANVKPEFNFYELDGYSYFEKNFDIKERIIGFGEKAKHIIKNRERLIFYNYDQAGYTRDSDPLYVSVPFFISVSNNITGYFINNPSRIEIDIGLKNYNKIEAKIDDSGFELFVIHGNSIEDVIKTFTEITGRTFVPPRWALGHQISRYSYYPDRTVINVVKEYRKYIDVSAVYLDIDYMDDYKIFTFDKERFPDIKKFKEELNAMGTRLITIIDPGFKIDQLYKYFINGIGKYVINSNNEIYISRLWPGNCAFLNFLDADSYNYWKSCVKEFAENVDGIWLDMNEPALFNDERTISGSALHYTNNGFIKHSKIHNAYSLLEAKATYEALKEIKDEFFILSRSGYPGIQRYAAIWTGDNKASDDDLKLQISMIVSMNLSGIMICGCDLGGFFGYSSPELISRYYKAAMLFPFFRNHKVKEGNDQEIYLLPEKYRNEIIETVNERYKFIDYIYSIIKLSSLTGVPVIRPIFYNDPYDETAYYIEDEYMLGDVLYAPDISDTEVYLPSGRWINITTFEEFNGKSYIKRDKNSIFIKLNSAVIYDGSIIIYGNGDFKLYYPDELLIKAGEDSIIFSRPVKSVIIPLKKAKATGDNIKYEYNDKYTKISGNLKEIKFQ; encoded by the coding sequence ATGAATATAAAGATTTTAAAATCAGAAAACATTGAAAAATACATAATAAATGACTATAAACCACTAATAAAATACGATGAGAACATAAAATACAATGATGCCAATGTTAAACCTGAATTTAACTTCTATGAACTCGATGGATATTCATATTTTGAAAAGAATTTCGACATAAAGGAAAGAATAATAGGTTTTGGCGAAAAGGCAAAGCATATAATCAAAAACAGGGAAAGATTGATTTTTTATAATTATGACCAGGCAGGTTATACCAGAGATTCAGATCCATTGTATGTTTCCGTTCCATTTTTTATATCAGTATCAAATAATATAACAGGATATTTTATTAATAATCCATCAAGAATAGAGATTGACATAGGCCTTAAAAATTATAACAAAATCGAGGCAAAAATAGACGATAGTGGCTTTGAACTCTTTGTTATACATGGTAATTCCATAGAGGATGTAATAAAAACATTTACTGAAATAACTGGAAGAACCTTTGTACCACCAAGATGGGCACTAGGGCACCAGATATCAAGGTATAGCTATTATCCGGATCGAACCGTAATTAATGTTGTTAAGGAATACAGGAAATACATTGATGTCTCTGCAGTTTACCTTGACATAGATTACATGGACGATTATAAAATATTTACATTTGATAAGGAAAGGTTCCCGGATATAAAAAAATTCAAGGAGGAGCTTAATGCCATGGGAACAAGGCTTATTACAATAATAGACCCGGGATTTAAAATAGATCAGCTTTATAAATATTTTATAAATGGAATTGGGAAATATGTTATAAATTCCAACAACGAGATCTATATATCAAGGCTCTGGCCTGGCAACTGTGCGTTTTTGAATTTCCTTGATGCCGATTCATACAATTACTGGAAATCATGTGTAAAGGAATTTGCTGAAAATGTTGATGGCATCTGGCTGGATATGAATGAACCTGCATTATTCAATGATGAAAGAACAATATCCGGGAGCGCACTTCACTACACAAACAATGGTTTTATAAAGCATTCAAAGATTCATAATGCATACTCACTTTTGGAGGCTAAGGCAACATACGAGGCTTTAAAAGAAATTAAAGACGAATTTTTCATACTTTCAAGATCAGGATATCCTGGAATACAGAGATATGCAGCAATATGGACAGGCGATAATAAGGCATCCGATGATGATTTAAAGCTTCAGATATCAATGATAGTATCAATGAATCTATCAGGAATAATGATATGCGGCTGCGACCTTGGGGGCTTCTTTGGTTATTCATCACCAGAACTGATCTCCAGGTATTATAAGGCCGCAATGCTGTTTCCATTCTTTAGAAATCATAAGGTAAAGGAGGGTAATGATCAGGAGATATATCTATTACCGGAAAAATACAGAAATGAAATTATCGAAACCGTTAATGAAAGGTATAAATTTATAGACTATATTTATTCAATTATAAAATTATCCTCATTGACAGGTGTGCCTGTAATAAGGCCAATTTTTTACAATGACCCATATGATGAAACGGCATATTACATAGAGGATGAATACATGCTTGGTGACGTTCTTTATGCGCCGGATATATCAGACACCGAGGTTTATCTGCCATCCGGAAGATGGATAAACATCACGACTTTTGAGGAATTCAATGGCAAATCATATATAAAAAGAGATAAAAACTCGATATTCATAAAATTAAACTCTGCTGTTATTTACGATGGTTCAATAATAATTTATGGTAATGGCGATTTTAAACTTTATTACCCGGATGAACTTTTAATAAAGGCCGGAGAAGATTCTATTATATTTTCCAGACCTGTAAAAAGCGTTATTATACCATTAAAAAAGGCAAAGGCAACAGGCGATAATATAAAATATGAGTACAATGATAAATATACAAAAATATCCGGCAATTTAAAAGAAATAAAATTTCAATAA